The Pyrus communis chromosome 8, drPyrComm1.1, whole genome shotgun sequence region ATCATTATACGAGGGACCCAATAACGGGACTATATGCCTCAGGAATTAGTATCAGTGGGTATGAAACGAGACCTGGATTTCTCTGAAAACTTCTCCTGCAGCTCCTGCTTATCCTTGGACAAGCTCTCAATTTCTTGCGCCATCGTTTGGCACCTCTTCGCCATTTTCTGGTATGCAGCATGCAGCTGTTCCATTTTCTCACCAAACTTTTCTTGCATTGCTTCAAATTTCTGCCGATACTGAGCTTGCATTCTGTTCATCTTGCACTGCATTTCCAATTCCCTTTGGCCAATGTAGAACATGACACTTTTGTGTGCACTCTTCATTACTAGGAATACTGTCAAGGGAAAGATGTCCTGCCATTGTCCCTTTATAAAACATTGAATACAATGCAATAAAAACCTAATCTAGTTTCGTCACTCCCTCATAAGAAATGCACCAATCACCGTATCAGATTATTAGATTGcagagaaaatagaaaaggatacatATCTGTGGAGACACTCCAATCATGGCCATCTGAAACAGAATATCTTCAGATCATTATCAAAAGGATACAGAAGCTACAAACGCAAAAGGAAAAGTAATATAAAACATGAAGACAAGCTAGGTCTAGTCAGTGAGTACTTGCTTACATTTATCCATTCATCATTTGGATTGATATCAAAAGCTTTCATATGACTGCCAAGAGGAAAGCAAAATGAGATGGGCAAGATGCTATATGTAAGTAGGAAATAAGTTTGCCACAGTGCTTCTATTCAAAACACAAAGTTTTATTGGTGGCAGGAACTGTCATGTTATGGCTTTACTTTTCGGTTCTCTCAAGGATTGCACAAACTGGTTGCTGCACGAAAAAGAATTCTGCAGCAACCATTGATGCCGGAAACAGACTAAATTTGGTATTCAGCAGTTATCCCATACAGTGCATATCTATAGTTACACTCTCATATTACTTGTTAGTAATAAAAGATGACACCCTCTCATTTATGTACATGTATGCACAGTGCACCTGCACACTTAACTGCAAGGCTTGAAGAATACAGATTCCCAGAAAATGCTACCATTCTAAGATCATTAGAGGCACTTACCTCTTAGAGAGCACTTGATCACAAACGGGACACGCTCCATCACTGCCAAGGATCTTGCCCGCATCCTCTGTGCCTTTCCAAACTGTTAAGGAAATTTATATTCATATATACCAATCAACCCTATTTCCACAAGAAAGTTAAGTTACACGAATGTTGACGCAAAATTTTCCTCTCCGTAGGATACACAAAAGGTGGCCACAGGTGGTGGAAACGGCTCGCCCTTCCAGTTCTCGCCAACACGCATTGCATCTCATTTCAACCTTCAAAGACAATCTAATGCACTGGCATACCTAGGGGATATAAAACATGGGTTAAATGCTTTTTGTTATGGGTTTCAATTGAGAAACCAGGGAGGCTTGTGGCAAAACGAACAAAGGAAACATAAACTTTTTCCAGTGCAGTAATAAAAAATTGCAGACTTGCTACAAATTATAAGAGCAATGAGTTCATTTGCAAATATTAACACAAATTCTATGGAAAATAGGTTTTTCTTATCCATTTTCAACATTTTTGACCACTTTCTGAAACCAAAATAAAGGAAACCACTGGAACagaaaaaatgtgagaaatatATTGAaatcaaatctgtccaaagaAATACAGACGAAGAAAATAGCTTCATGTTCATTGACAATATAATttctgaaaataaaaacaaagaagcggaaaaatcaattaatttcCTCATCAATATCAAATAATCAATGCTTAATAAACGCAAAATCCTTTGGTTTTtaacattttctcagcaaccaaacagtaaAAAGAGAAGTTATAAACTTGTATACCCGAACTTTGACCAAAATTCAGCTCCAAAGCTTTGATTCCATTGGTTTCAAAGAAAATCCTTCAGCTATCAAATTACAGACCTTCCGATTGTGATTTTCCGCTCGCTCAACTGGCCGTCTCTCGGCGTGTGCTCCGATTCATACGAAAAACTTCCTGAAACGCCAAAACGTAAAAAGAAATCGAAAATCACAGATGAAAGGACGAGAAAATTGGCGCTGAAATCCGAAATACGAAGTGGTAATACTTTTGCGGAGATTTACCGCAAAAGTCGAAATTCTTCGTTTGTTTGCCTCTTCCAATCGGAAAGATGAAGTTACAGCAGCTATACGAAGAGGACGCAGAGAGAGAACTGAAGAGAAACCCTAGCGGTTTGGAAACGAATTTGGCGGGAAATGCCGGGGACAATGTGCTTTGCTGAGCTTTATTTGCGTGAGAGAACGAGACACTCTTTGaatttaaattcttaaaaaaaaaaaatgtcgaGATATGAAATTCGGGTCGGGTTCCCATAACCATCTAGTGATGGGCCGACTCCAGCCCAAACTCTCAACTCTCTCTTAGCCCAGCACCGAAATTCCTGATTTCTGTCGGCAGAACCTACAGAACTTTTCCCACTAGTTCGGCATTTATATCCGAATAATCTTTGGCAGTTCATTTTGTACGACCGAAAAAATATTGGACCCCTTTTAAATTCCTGCCAAGATGATGAATCATGTTCATGTTCTAGGTTCTACCGCATCATAGAACTAACCTAGTTAAAGGACCGCGATTTGATTTCGCTCCATCACTCAATAATCAATTACTTTTCCAATAGCgacaatttttataaatttaagatACAATTGGTAAAGActagttcataattatttcgtttttaatttttaatttttaattcttaCGATCAATCGTAGGAACATCACCACCAGACttcaaatatattaaatatgagcctaatttatttacttttatttcAAGTAAGCGAACATTTCCCAACAATAAGTTCAAACCAACCATTTTGAATGCACTTTGACTTAAACAACCCTTATACAAGGAAGTCGACAACTGCCCTAAAATCCTTGGATGAAAGCAACAAGACAACCTTAACATGCGAAGGAGAAAGACGTAGCGCCAAAAAGAGCCTCCATAGACAACAACCCCCTCTCTAATATCCTCAATGAACACCCTCCTACTAGTTATCATGTTCATATCTCTAGGGCtatccatttatttatttactttatgcacatttttattattttttatccattgatcttctttaatttgttCGATCTGATGGTCGAAAATTGATAGGTgtgtgtgaaaggtaaaaatggaAGTGCGgaatttatttaaattgctaGTTCGTTTGTGGATTATCTTATATGATTGtacaaagagtaatgctataCTTACCATATTTTTTATTACCACATTCGTACCACTTCTGTAATAGAGGTAGAGTCCACTTATACATTTAGGTCTCATTTCTATTAGAGACGTAGTACAAATGTGAATAGAAAATATGATAAGATTAGTGTTTTTGTTGTgccaataaaaaatttattctaCTGTAATGTGAAAGagtaacaattttattttacaaataacAAATTTGCACTActgtgttattatacaagtaaCATATAAGATTAAAGCATTTCGAACCACAAAAGTTGATAATTGATGATATTTAAGGCAGATTAAATAAGGCATTATAGCCTCAATAGTCCTACAATTAAGGGACACCTACCCTTAATTAGTTCCTACATCTCATCCCATTAATGACGTGTTTACTTACATGGAATTAGAATGAGTAGAGTGTGAATGATTCCAATTTCGGATCAAACGTGTTTACATACATGGAATCGGAATGAGTATAGAGTGAATGATTCCAATTCCAGATCAACCCTGTGTTAACCTTCCCAACAGGAATGAAGAGTAATGTGGAGTGGACCCAATCTAAAATAAGGAATCTGATTCATACTTTTGAAGGAATTCAATTCCTCAGGGAGGTGGTGGATTTGGGCATGGCGAGAATGGGAATCAACTCCATGACCACCGTCAAACCACTACCGCACTATCCAATCAAAACCATTGTTCTAAAATTTCCCGCTTTACTCCGTCTGGGGGTTAGACGGCTAGTCACCGCTTTCATTAATTCAtacacatttgaaaattaagaaaagtcgCTCACCTAAACTGTCTAGTCTGCCTAAGCTATGCCTAGCCCTGCTTAGGTGCTAGACTCTAATCTTGCTTGACTAGTgtctaacgtcttttagaacattGCCCAGTAACAAGCCAGTATGATCAAATCGAAACTCATTATATGAGAAGATCAAAACTTGAATAGAGGTGCAGTTGGAAGCGTATGCTACTGTCTTTCATCTTCCACTtttggccttcaatttcgtgGTCCTGGCCTTGAAAAATTTGTCAACCATCCCCCACCCTTTgacacaagaaaaaaaatgaaattccgATGCCTTTCTCTTTCTTATTCTTAAATGGGCCAGTTTAGTAATTAaattggttttaatttcaattcagGAATATTTGGTAAACAACTTTTATGGAATTAACATTATTCATACTTTAATTTAAGATAGTTTAGTAAACATCTTACATAAAAAGTTTAATTCTAATTTCTCCTCTTAATTCAACTTATATTCATTTCCATTCATCTTAATCTGATAACGCATTAAATAAACGTGCCATAAGTTGAAAGCCTCAACAAGAAAGGTGCACCATCCCATACCAAACAATGCCAGTTGGACGAGCCCTCTCATTAATTTTGGTACCTTCCATACAAGGAGGAGGATTCTTTACTTTTCTAATCTCTCTACCCTTCTATACTctcttatttgaacggtcacagttaaatcatgtcaacatcttgttattgatcttttttttatagagataataagataaaaaacaatgTGTGTGAGAAGGAGATGGAAGGGGATGAGAATAAGAGGGTAGAAAATCCTCTTTCTCCATATAATGCCTAGTTGCTCTGGGCGTGCCCACTATAAAATAGGTGAATCTGAATCTTCGTCGGATCCTCTTTATGAGAATCTCAAAGATCCGTGAATTGTACctattcattgtacatcgtgcagttagtaatcattttaaatatttttatttaaaattaaacacaaactgtatttgacaaaaattgactgtacaatatacgatgaacagacacgaTTTATAATTCTTAAAATTCTCACCTaaaggatccagagaggatacTGTTGGAAACTAGGCCATTTGGTTTTTGTGGGTTTCTGTGGTGTCAACAGGACGCTCCCCGGATTCTTTGAtgaggatccagagaggatcctgttgga contains the following coding sequences:
- the LOC137741473 gene encoding E3 ubiquitin-protein ligase CCNB1IP1 homolog, with amino-acid sequence MRCNACWRELEGRAVSTTCGHLLCTEDAGKILGSDGACPVCDQVLSKSHMKAFDINPNDEWINMAMIGVSPQILMKSAHKSVMFYIGQRELEMQCKMNRMQAQYRQKFEAMQEKFGEKMEQLHAAYQKMAKRCQTMAQEIESLSKDKQELQEKFSEKSRQKRKLDEMYDQLRSEYDSVKRSAIQPSTNFFSRNEPDIFSNQANIMMDNREAVRRGPKEDIWPARQNSSNSGGPFDMSLGSPAKQAAIPVDAGNRRAGAHPMFGSGASNPAMTLRNMILSPIKRPQLSRRPQMFT